In Legionella cardiaca, a genomic segment contains:
- a CDS encoding phasin family protein, with amino-acid sequence MHPDYIESWKDTLHQLQKPLRELAELNVKTFQKISYLKPDELSQLKNPEDFLEKNVHIFIHNSHKMLDYMQQAFDIFEKQLLSVANDINNRH; translated from the coding sequence ATGCACCCTGATTACATTGAAAGCTGGAAAGACACCCTCCATCAATTGCAAAAACCTTTGAGGGAACTAGCAGAACTTAATGTTAAAACATTTCAAAAAATATCTTATTTAAAACCCGACGAGCTTTCTCAACTCAAAAACCCAGAGGATTTTTTGGAAAAAAATGTTCATATTTTTATTCATAATAGTCATAAAATGTTAGATTACATGCAACAAGCTTTTGATATTTTTGAAAAACAACTGTTGTCTGTAGCAAATGATATTAATAATAGACACTAA
- a CDS encoding M48 family metalloprotease, whose translation MNLLQSFKRQVFFKPTGWIITIFLFLQSLCCNTFALSPYSTRELEELEKEFIQLINQSDSIERNPLASQYINHLGQKLARLARIPTPYFFIVKSNEINAFAGPGGYIGINTQLILATANESELAAVMAHEIAHVRLHHLYQMIQHEKQMRIPMLASLLASAALGVINPTLASGALMASLSGFAQDNINFTRANEKEADRIGIDMLIKAGFDARGMANFFKKMQENSRYYYTANIPAILRTHPLDEDRIAEAENRSPRHATKTAPESLNYRLFKELIRVSVANNGKQLLDYYQHQCQKKNSDTACQYGYVLALLSLNQSQQAETRLEPLLNQDQDNLFYQIAMAQAETGNKQFAAALKRLSNLQANYPENYAALMAHAQGLLAAGNAEKAASVLLKGSRQFKQDLPLCEALAQAQSASRHKDYAYFTEAKCQLLQGRKRDAMRQLKQAKLLAKNDHYLQARITAMMDEIKFLIED comes from the coding sequence ATGAACCTATTGCAATCTTTCAAACGACAAGTTTTTTTTAAGCCCACAGGCTGGATAATAACTATCTTTTTGTTTTTGCAAAGTTTGTGCTGCAATACGTTTGCACTTTCCCCCTATTCAACACGAGAACTTGAAGAGTTAGAAAAAGAGTTTATTCAGCTCATTAACCAATCAGATAGTATTGAGCGAAATCCTTTGGCCAGTCAATATATTAATCATCTAGGTCAAAAACTTGCCCGCCTTGCGCGTATTCCGACGCCCTATTTTTTTATTGTTAAATCCAATGAAATCAATGCTTTTGCAGGCCCAGGCGGTTATATAGGCATCAACACCCAATTAATTTTAGCTACCGCAAATGAGAGTGAATTAGCTGCTGTAATGGCGCATGAAATTGCTCACGTTCGTCTGCATCATCTTTATCAGATGATTCAACATGAAAAGCAAATGCGCATTCCCATGCTAGCATCCTTGTTGGCTTCTGCAGCGCTCGGCGTAATTAATCCTACCTTAGCCAGCGGAGCATTAATGGCTTCATTAAGTGGTTTCGCACAAGATAATATTAATTTTACCCGTGCTAACGAAAAAGAAGCTGATCGTATTGGCATTGATATGTTAATAAAGGCTGGTTTTGATGCTCGTGGCATGGCTAATTTTTTTAAAAAAATGCAGGAAAACTCTCGGTATTACTATACAGCTAATATTCCAGCAATTTTACGAACTCACCCACTTGATGAGGATAGGATTGCCGAGGCAGAAAATCGCAGTCCTCGCCATGCAACAAAAACAGCGCCAGAATCACTTAATTATCGTTTATTTAAAGAACTAATTCGCGTTTCTGTTGCCAATAATGGCAAGCAATTACTTGATTATTACCAACATCAATGTCAAAAGAAAAATAGCGATACAGCCTGCCAATATGGCTATGTTCTAGCGCTACTTAGTCTTAATCAATCACAGCAAGCCGAAACGCGTCTTGAGCCCCTGCTTAATCAAGATCAGGATAACCTATTTTACCAAATTGCGATGGCACAAGCTGAAACAGGAAATAAGCAATTTGCTGCTGCATTAAAAAGACTTAGTAACTTACAGGCCAACTACCCTGAGAATTATGCAGCGCTCATGGCTCATGCTCAAGGCTTACTTGCTGCTGGCAACGCTGAGAAGGCCGCAAGTGTTTTATTAAAAGGCTCAAGACAATTTAAACAAGATCTTCCTTTATGCGAAGCCTTGGCTCAGGCTCAATCAGCCTCTCGCCATAAAGATTATGCCTATTTTACTGAAGCAAAATGCCAACTGTTACAAGGGCGTAAACGAGATGCAATGCGGCAATTAAAGCAAGCCAAACTACTAGCCAAAAATGATCATTATCTTCAAGCAAGAATCACGGCAATGATGGATGAGATAAAGTTTCTGATTGAAGATTAA
- a CDS encoding DUF1415 domain-containing protein, giving the protein MANESELIIKQTQTWLHSFVVKFNLCPFARREINRRSLRITVSRTQKIEKAIKDFLHEIILLDRQQKIETTLLIFSYLFEDFSDYLDFINLCEEILRKKNYEGSYQIASFHPDYCFADEAPTDVSNYTNRSPYPMIHLLREESLEKAIQLYGETTIIPANNIKTLQKLGLEEIKKILLHCKLSN; this is encoded by the coding sequence ATGGCAAATGAATCTGAATTAATTATCAAACAAACCCAAACGTGGCTTCATTCATTTGTTGTTAAATTTAACTTGTGTCCATTTGCCAGAAGAGAAATTAATAGAAGGAGCTTGCGAATAACCGTCAGCCGCACACAAAAAATTGAGAAAGCTATTAAAGACTTTCTTCATGAAATAATTTTACTCGATCGCCAACAAAAAATTGAAACAACGCTATTAATTTTCTCTTATTTATTTGAAGATTTTTCAGATTATTTGGATTTCATCAATCTATGTGAAGAAATTTTACGAAAAAAGAATTATGAAGGTAGCTATCAAATAGCTAGTTTTCACCCTGATTACTGCTTTGCGGATGAAGCGCCAACCGATGTTTCTAATTATACTAATCGCTCCCCATACCCCATGATTCACCTGCTTCGTGAGGAAAGTCTTGAAAAAGCGATTCAATTATATGGTGAAACAACAATTATTCCCGCAAACAATATCAAAACCTTACAAAAACTTGGATTAGAGGAAATAAAAAAAATTCTTTTACATTGCAAACTATCTAACTGA
- the ribH gene encoding 6,7-dimethyl-8-ribityllumazine synthase, with protein sequence MKRITANSDEVINSFPIAIVVSRFNQAVTDELQQGAIARLKERGFKPQDITVVEVPGAVEIPLIAKRLAMTNQVKVIITLGAVIRGDTSHYDYVCEQVSYGTQRVALDYNLPVIFGVLTTENEEQAWERLGGSHGHKGRDAADCAIEMYQITHEMEHLSQ encoded by the coding sequence ATGAAACGTATAACTGCTAATTCTGATGAAGTAATTAATTCTTTTCCTATTGCTATTGTAGTTAGCCGTTTTAATCAAGCGGTGACGGATGAGCTACAACAAGGAGCAATTGCTCGTTTAAAAGAACGTGGATTTAAACCACAGGATATTACGGTGGTTGAGGTGCCGGGAGCTGTTGAAATTCCTTTAATTGCCAAACGCCTTGCCATGACTAATCAAGTCAAAGTCATTATAACCTTGGGTGCTGTTATAAGGGGAGATACCAGCCACTACGATTATGTTTGTGAGCAAGTGAGTTATGGCACACAGCGCGTGGCCTTAGATTATAATCTCCCGGTAATTTTCGGTGTATTAACAACGGAGAATGAAGAGCAAGCGTGGGAGCGCCTCGGTGGATCACATGGGCATAAAGGCCGGGATGCAGCAGATTGCGCTATTGAAATGTATCAGATTACTCACGAAATGGAACATCTATCACAGTAA
- a CDS encoding VOC family protein translates to MMNTLFHLAFPVHDFDLAKHFYNEQLGFKIGRESEHALILQFGENQIVAHKVDAPLPLQQGIYPRHFGLIFLNKNEFDTFIQRVNAHKMKYEIPLKIRFPHTQIEHHSFFLKDPSNNLLEFKYYTHPSAIFGETDFKQVGEAKNGN, encoded by the coding sequence ATGATGAACACACTATTTCATTTAGCATTTCCGGTACATGATTTTGATTTGGCAAAGCATTTTTATAATGAACAGTTGGGGTTTAAGATAGGCAGAGAATCGGAACATGCCTTAATTCTGCAATTTGGAGAAAATCAAATTGTTGCCCATAAAGTAGATGCTCCACTTCCTTTGCAACAAGGTATTTATCCGCGACATTTTGGTTTAATTTTTTTAAATAAAAACGAATTTGATACTTTTATTCAACGGGTTAATGCTCACAAAATGAAGTATGAAATACCACTAAAAATTCGCTTCCCCCATACTCAAATTGAGCATCATTCTTTTTTTCTAAAAGATCCAAGTAATAACCTTCTTGAATTTAAATATTATACTCACCCATCAGCCATCTTTGGGGAAACTGATTTTAAACAGGTTGGAGAAGCAAAGAATGGCAACTAA
- a CDS encoding riboflavin synthase codes for MFTGLIEEQGEIIANIQGEVANRLLIKSSFKQLQTGESIAVNGVCLTLLPEHDEYLAFDVSPETLAVTTLDQLQNRDLVNLERAMSASARFGGHYVSGHVDTTACLTAMRPVGDYLEITVGDFAVCASMYLLPKGSITLDGVSLTINEVCAENIKLMLVPHTLVKTNLGKIKIGQRMNVEFDYLTRIVAHQLKIAGQLKKEVEV; via the coding sequence ATGTTCACAGGATTAATTGAAGAGCAAGGGGAGATTATTGCTAATATCCAAGGCGAAGTTGCTAATCGCTTACTCATTAAATCTTCGTTTAAGCAGTTACAAACCGGTGAAAGCATTGCTGTAAATGGTGTTTGTTTAACTTTGTTGCCAGAGCATGACGAGTATCTTGCCTTTGATGTATCTCCTGAAACACTTGCTGTAACTACGCTAGATCAATTGCAAAATAGAGATTTAGTTAATCTTGAGCGAGCAATGTCGGCTTCCGCTCGTTTTGGTGGTCATTACGTTAGCGGGCACGTTGATACTACGGCATGTTTAACGGCAATGAGGCCGGTGGGAGATTATTTAGAAATAACAGTAGGTGATTTTGCAGTTTGTGCTAGCATGTATCTTTTGCCGAAGGGTAGCATTACGTTAGATGGAGTGAGTCTTACCATTAATGAGGTATGTGCAGAAAATATTAAATTAATGTTGGTTCCACATACTTTGGTAAAAACTAATCTTGGTAAAATAAAAATTGGCCAAAGAATGAATGTAGAATTTGATTATTTGACTCGAATCGTAGCTCATCAGCTCAAGATTGCGGGACAATTAAAAAAAGAGGTTGAAGTATGA
- the ribD gene encoding bifunctional diaminohydroxyphosphoribosylaminopyrimidine deaminase/5-amino-6-(5-phosphoribosylamino)uracil reductase RibD produces the protein MHNYFMLAALEQAWLGRGTCAPNPSVGAVVVHNGNIIARAWHHGAGSAHAEQLVLEQIPENLNDLTLYVTLEPCNHWGRTPPCVSAIIRHKVSRVIYGFRDPNPVVAANNTPELLQAAGIDVLHFPLTEIDNFYQSYRYWILTKKPWVTVKIAQSLDGKIAGVNGKRYQLSNNYCTEFTHQNRLHADVILTTAKTILNDDPLLNVRLKDKTQGKPLAILDRRLSLGPAARVFTSATHCHIYHEESRIVEAPFPNCSYHAVPTKNGMLDLAAVLADLGKLGYHDVWVEGGGALFSTLHRENLVQRTYLYLVPEVLGDNATPAFHSDAIFTQRKMVSWDIKADNIIARLDWQLEDSCSQD, from the coding sequence ATGCACAACTACTTTATGCTGGCTGCCCTTGAACAAGCCTGGCTCGGACGGGGTACTTGTGCGCCAAACCCCAGTGTTGGTGCCGTTGTAGTGCACAATGGCAACATTATAGCTCGTGCCTGGCATCACGGGGCAGGGAGTGCGCATGCGGAGCAATTGGTATTAGAGCAAATTCCAGAAAACCTAAACGATCTTACTCTTTATGTTACTTTAGAACCTTGTAATCATTGGGGGAGAACCCCTCCTTGTGTTTCAGCAATTATTCGTCATAAGGTTTCACGAGTTATTTACGGTTTTCGCGATCCTAATCCAGTAGTGGCTGCTAATAATACGCCAGAACTCTTGCAGGCAGCGGGTATCGATGTCTTGCATTTCCCTTTGACAGAGATTGACAATTTTTATCAGAGCTATCGTTATTGGATATTGACAAAAAAACCATGGGTGACAGTAAAAATAGCACAGTCTTTAGATGGGAAAATTGCTGGGGTAAATGGTAAGCGTTATCAATTATCAAATAATTACTGTACTGAATTTACTCATCAAAATCGTTTGCACGCTGATGTTATTCTGACAACAGCAAAAACTATTCTTAATGATGATCCTTTGTTGAATGTTCGCTTAAAAGACAAAACGCAGGGTAAACCCTTAGCAATCCTGGATAGGCGATTATCCCTAGGTCCTGCTGCTAGGGTATTTACCAGCGCGACACATTGTCATATCTACCATGAAGAAAGTCGTATTGTTGAAGCTCCTTTCCCAAATTGCAGTTATCATGCGGTTCCAACTAAAAATGGTATGCTTGATTTAGCTGCGGTATTGGCTGATTTAGGAAAACTTGGCTATCACGATGTCTGGGTTGAAGGAGGCGGAGCATTATTTTCAACATTACATCGGGAAAACCTGGTACAGCGCACTTATCTTTATCTAGTACCAGAGGTTTTAGGCGATAATGCCACACCAGCTTTTCACAGCGATGCAATCTTTACTCAACGAAAAATGGTTTCATGGGATATAAAAGCAGACAATATAATCGCTCGACTTGATTGGCAGCTGGAGGATTCATGTTCACAGGATTAA
- the ribA gene encoding GTP cyclohydrolase II, which translates to MTSPFATIEQAIETLKAGRMIILLDDEDRENEGDLVIAAQYVTADVINFMARFGRGLICLPMAETLIKKLQLPLMASHNRSPYKTAFTVSIEAANGVSTGISAKDRAHTIQVAIDPATGPDDIVSPGHVFPLSAKPRGVLERAGQTEGSVDLAILAGLTPAAVICEIINDNGTMSRRDDLARFSKEHNIPMVTIKDLIDYRIRHEKLVEEIATTRLPLHKHGDFAMTAFTNAIDSHEHFALVRPPKIANQVPLVRIHSECITGDVFGSCKCDCGAQLQESLQMIAEEGGILVYLRQEGRGIGLANKLKAYALQEQGYDTVDANIKLGFPADKREYAVAFQMLKHFGVDVVRLLTNNPKKVEAIEKYGVKVSERIPLMISPTHENRDYLKTKKQKLGHLLTID; encoded by the coding sequence ATGACAAGTCCTTTTGCAACCATTGAGCAAGCGATTGAAACATTAAAAGCTGGTCGCATGATTATCTTATTAGATGATGAAGATCGTGAAAACGAAGGTGATTTAGTAATCGCAGCGCAGTATGTTACTGCAGATGTCATTAATTTTATGGCTCGATTTGGCCGTGGACTTATCTGCTTGCCGATGGCAGAAACGTTAATTAAGAAATTACAGTTGCCGTTAATGGCTAGTCATAATCGTTCGCCCTACAAAACGGCATTTACGGTTTCAATTGAAGCTGCTAATGGTGTTTCAACGGGTATTTCGGCAAAAGATAGAGCACACACCATCCAAGTAGCGATTGATCCAGCAACCGGTCCAGATGATATTGTTTCTCCAGGACATGTTTTCCCATTAAGTGCTAAACCACGTGGTGTATTGGAACGCGCTGGACAAACCGAAGGAAGTGTGGATTTAGCTATTCTTGCAGGACTTACGCCTGCTGCGGTTATTTGTGAAATTATTAATGACAATGGCACGATGAGTCGTCGTGATGATCTGGCTCGTTTCTCAAAAGAACATAATATTCCAATGGTAACCATCAAAGATTTAATTGACTATCGAATCCGTCATGAAAAGTTGGTGGAAGAAATCGCTACAACAAGACTTCCTTTACATAAGCATGGTGATTTTGCCATGACTGCTTTTACCAATGCTATCGATTCTCATGAGCATTTTGCTTTAGTGAGACCTCCAAAAATTGCTAATCAGGTTCCTCTTGTTCGCATCCATTCGGAATGCATTACCGGTGATGTATTTGGTTCTTGTAAATGTGATTGCGGTGCCCAGCTGCAAGAATCCCTGCAGATGATCGCAGAAGAGGGAGGGATTCTTGTTTATTTACGTCAGGAAGGTCGTGGGATTGGTTTAGCTAATAAATTAAAAGCTTATGCTTTACAGGAGCAAGGTTATGATACGGTTGATGCGAATATAAAGTTGGGTTTTCCAGCGGATAAGCGCGAATATGCTGTGGCATTTCAGATGTTAAAACATTTTGGGGTGGATGTGGTTCGACTATTAACCAATAACCCAAAGAAGGTTGAAGCCATAGAAAAATACGGCGTCAAAGTTAGCGAACGTATTCCTCTAATGATAAGTCCTACTCATGAAAATCGTGACTATCTAAAAACTAAAAAGCAAAAACTGGGTCATCTGTTAACTATTGATTAG
- a CDS encoding MFS transporter encodes MNRSITRTAAWGIWIIASLFYAYQYILRVMPNIMLDNFIQQFHIDTAVFGQFSGVYYIGYSLMHLPIGIMLDRFGPKKVMTACILLTVIGLLPILFAEHWVYPMIGRALIGMGSSAAILGTFKIIRMGFKEEYFTRMLSFSVTIGLIGAIYGGGPVSYLCATLGYKIVVEIFSLFGVLLAVLTYFIVPEIDKSHHKTTILADIKHIVTNRQIIILCILAGLMVGPLEGFADVWGSAFIRQVYGYNRALASYLPSMIFIGMCFGAPVLSYIADKTRNYLGVIIGAGFLMMIIFLALISHHMTSESMAIGFILVGICSAYQILAIYKASTYVPEHVAGITTAIANMIIMSFGYAFHTTIGVIVNYFGGINVSKAFIYGLAIIPIALALAVVGFFALFLHERLKAAQTIVS; translated from the coding sequence ATGAATAGATCAATCACACGTACTGCAGCATGGGGAATATGGATAATTGCTTCTTTATTTTATGCCTATCAATATATTCTGCGGGTTATGCCCAATATCATGCTGGATAATTTTATTCAACAATTTCATATAGATACTGCAGTTTTTGGGCAATTTTCTGGTGTTTATTATATTGGCTACTCATTAATGCACCTTCCTATTGGCATTATGCTCGATCGTTTTGGTCCGAAAAAAGTAATGACAGCATGCATTCTATTGACGGTTATCGGCTTGCTACCTATTCTTTTTGCAGAACACTGGGTTTACCCTATGATTGGACGCGCCTTAATAGGTATGGGCTCCTCAGCAGCAATTCTTGGCACTTTCAAAATTATCCGTATGGGCTTTAAAGAAGAGTACTTCACTAGGATGCTGAGCTTTTCAGTAACAATTGGTTTAATTGGGGCAATTTATGGAGGTGGTCCTGTAAGCTATTTATGTGCCACTTTGGGTTATAAAATAGTTGTTGAAATTTTTTCTTTATTTGGTGTTCTTTTAGCAGTATTAACTTATTTTATTGTTCCTGAAATTGATAAATCACATCATAAAACCACGATTCTTGCTGACATTAAACACATTGTTACCAACCGACAAATTATTATTTTATGCATTTTAGCCGGTTTAATGGTGGGGCCTTTAGAGGGTTTTGCTGATGTCTGGGGGTCAGCATTTATAAGACAAGTTTATGGATATAATCGTGCCTTAGCGAGTTACTTACCCTCAATGATTTTTATTGGTATGTGCTTTGGTGCTCCTGTTCTAAGTTATATCGCTGATAAAACCCGTAATTATTTGGGAGTAATTATTGGCGCAGGCTTTTTAATGATGATTATTTTCCTCGCGCTGATTTCGCATCATATGACCAGTGAAAGTATGGCCATTGGTTTTATTTTGGTTGGAATATGCTCTGCCTATCAAATTTTAGCGATCTATAAAGCATCCACCTATGTTCCGGAACATGTCGCAGGTATTACAACAGCCATTGCAAATATGATTATTATGAGTTTTGGCTATGCCTTTCATACAACAATTGGAGTAATAGTAAACTATTTTGGTGGTATTAATGTTTCTAAAGCCTTTATTTATGGCTTAGCAATTATTCCAATAGCCTTGGCACTTGCCGTTGTTGGTTTCTTTGCTCTTTTCTTACACGAGCGCCTGAAGGCTGCACAAACAATAGTGAGTTAG
- a CDS encoding ADP-ribosylation factor-like protein, whose amino-acid sequence MKAVFLGEQGSGKTQLINRIQGFPFQKDYFPTRFARYVPAYELEIWDLSGDEQYKNHNGFYYRHAKIVVYCVDLSEDINTGTIQRELTHLLHYSSDATILLVGTKADLCMDSEEKLQKLRQELAGGDIREAFVTSSLYDEGTTAFVDYLKKLPAELAKEQETELARLDLSLWQQAEEQLRQEISRLPYNKYLDLKNEISILKGSLEKAETLLQKEEAIQNFNKQCHQILEGKYPVIYNSLLTLSAVAAVTVIAGLIGFGIGFAAGAWTGPGAFFTGLIAAHTAATAVVAVSASLGLLTGGLTAYGFFKQSKESAAVDNFVATMSASNNA is encoded by the coding sequence ATGAAAGCTGTGTTTTTAGGTGAGCAAGGATCAGGAAAAACCCAACTGATAAATCGCATTCAGGGCTTTCCTTTTCAAAAAGACTATTTCCCTACCAGATTTGCTCGCTATGTCCCCGCTTATGAATTAGAGATATGGGACTTATCAGGTGATGAACAATATAAGAATCACAATGGCTTTTATTATAGACATGCTAAAATTGTAGTTTATTGCGTCGACTTATCAGAAGATATTAATACTGGCACCATACAACGTGAGCTAACTCATTTACTACACTATTCCTCAGATGCCACTATTTTATTGGTCGGAACAAAAGCTGATCTTTGTATGGATTCGGAGGAAAAACTGCAAAAGCTAAGGCAAGAGCTTGCCGGAGGAGACATAAGAGAAGCTTTTGTTACGTCAAGTCTATATGATGAGGGTACAACAGCTTTTGTTGACTATTTAAAAAAACTTCCCGCAGAGCTGGCAAAGGAACAAGAGACTGAGCTAGCCCGCCTTGACCTTTCTTTATGGCAACAAGCTGAAGAACAACTAAGACAAGAAATAAGTCGTCTACCCTATAACAAGTATCTAGATTTAAAAAATGAGATATCTATACTGAAAGGCTCTTTGGAAAAAGCCGAGACTCTTTTGCAAAAAGAAGAGGCTATTCAAAATTTTAATAAGCAATGTCATCAAATTTTAGAAGGTAAATATCCTGTTATTTACAATAGTCTCCTAACCTTGTCTGCGGTTGCTGCGGTTACAGTTATTGCGGGCTTAATTGGTTTTGGAATTGGATTTGCCGCAGGAGCATGGACAGGCCCGGGTGCTTTTTTTACAGGGTTAATTGCAGCTCATACTGCAGCTACCGCTGTAGTCGCTGTGAGTGCTTCTCTGGGCTTGTTAACTGGTGGATTAACCGCTTACGGTTTTTTTAAGCAATCCAAAGAAAGTGCAGCCGTTGATAATTTTGTTGCAACGATGAGTGCATCTAATAATGCCTAA
- a CDS encoding CTP synthase, which produces MTNYIFITGGVVSSLGKGIASASLAAILEARGLSVTLIKLDPYINVDPGTMSPFQHGEVFVTHDGAETDLDLGHYERFVRSTMTKRNNFTSGKIYETVIKKERRGDYLGGTVQVIPHITNEIKRSIKQGADGFDVAMIEIGGTVGDIESLPFLEAIRQMRIELGAQRALFIHLTLVPYIPTSGETKTKPTQHSVKELRSIGIQPDILICRSEKPLSLSDRAKIALFTNVEKEGVISLQDAKSIYQIPMILHEQGLDEIVVRKMALEVRPADLSEWQKVVDAQAIQTLTVKVGMVGKYTELNDAYKSINEALIHAGIHTQTKVEIVYIDAELIEKHGVELLTTIDALLIPGGFGERGIEGKIKAIQYAREEKVPFLGICLGMQTAVIEFARNVSGLTGANSTEFDKTTPYPVIGLISEWMESDGKINLRDENSDLGGTMRLGAQLCHLDSSSLAYKIYKKPQIIERHRHRYEVNNQFLESLIQHGLIISGRSADGNLVEMIELQDHPWFVACQFHPEFTSTPRDGHPLFEQFVIAARKNHQQKESV; this is translated from the coding sequence ATGACAAATTATATTTTCATCACTGGCGGGGTAGTCTCTTCACTTGGAAAAGGCATTGCCTCAGCTTCTCTGGCAGCAATTCTTGAAGCACGCGGTTTAAGTGTCACTCTTATTAAGCTCGATCCATATATTAATGTTGATCCAGGCACAATGAGCCCCTTTCAACATGGGGAAGTATTTGTAACCCACGATGGTGCAGAAACTGATCTCGACCTGGGGCATTATGAGCGTTTTGTACGCTCTACAATGACCAAGCGCAATAATTTCACATCGGGTAAAATCTACGAGACAGTTATTAAAAAGGAACGTCGGGGTGACTATCTTGGTGGTACTGTGCAGGTTATTCCTCATATTACTAATGAAATCAAACGCTCCATAAAACAAGGCGCTGATGGATTTGATGTTGCCATGATTGAAATTGGTGGAACTGTTGGGGATATAGAATCACTTCCATTTCTGGAAGCAATTCGACAGATGCGTATTGAGTTAGGAGCCCAACGAGCTTTATTTATTCACTTAACATTGGTTCCTTATATTCCAACTTCCGGTGAAACGAAAACAAAACCCACTCAACATTCAGTAAAAGAATTGCGTTCTATTGGTATTCAGCCTGATATTTTAATTTGTCGTTCTGAGAAACCGCTCTCTTTAAGTGACAGGGCCAAGATTGCTTTATTTACTAACGTGGAAAAAGAGGGGGTAATCTCTCTACAGGATGCTAAGAGCATTTATCAAATTCCAATGATTCTCCATGAACAAGGTTTGGATGAAATTGTAGTAAGAAAAATGGCTTTAGAGGTAAGACCTGCGGATTTGAGTGAGTGGCAAAAAGTAGTGGATGCACAAGCCATTCAAACTTTGACAGTCAAAGTTGGTATGGTGGGTAAATATACCGAGTTAAACGATGCGTATAAGTCGATTAATGAAGCATTAATTCATGCGGGTATTCACACACAAACAAAGGTTGAAATTGTATATATTGATGCCGAGCTCATTGAAAAACATGGCGTAGAATTACTAACTACCATTGATGCACTTTTAATTCCTGGTGGATTTGGTGAGCGGGGTATTGAAGGTAAAATTAAAGCTATTCAATATGCTCGCGAAGAAAAAGTTCCTTTCCTGGGTATTTGTTTAGGTATGCAAACGGCAGTAATAGAGTTTGCTCGCAATGTTAGTGGACTGACAGGAGCCAATTCGACTGAGTTTGATAAAACAACACCTTATCCAGTTATAGGTTTAATCAGCGAATGGATGGAATCCGATGGCAAGATTAATTTGCGCGATGAAAATTCGGATTTAGGTGGCACAATGCGGCTGGGGGCACAGCTATGTCATCTAGATTCAAGCTCATTAGCTTATAAAATATATAAAAAACCACAGATCATAGAGCGCCATCGTCACCGTTATGAAGTTAATAATCAATTCCTGGAGTCCTTAATACAGCATGGTTTAATTATTTCTGGACGCTCAGCAGATGGTAATTTGGTTGAAATGATTGAGCTGCAAGATCATCCATGGTTCGTTGCGTGCCAGTTCCACCCGGAATTTACCTCTACACCTCGCGACGGCCATCCCCTATTTGAGCAATTTGTGATTGCAGCTCGCAAAAATCATCAACAAAAGGAGAGTGTATGA